One stretch of bacterium DNA includes these proteins:
- the katG gene encoding catalase/peroxidase HPI, giving the protein MSEHSKCPVTGKSAMPPAGKGTSNRDWWPNQLNLNILHQHAPAANPLGPDFDYANEFKKLDLAALKKDLYALMTDSQEWWPADWGHYGGLFIRMAWHSAGTYRISDGRGGGGNGSQRFAPLNSWPDNANLDKARRLLWPIKQKYGNKISWADLMILAGNCALESMGFKTFGFAGGRVDIWQPEEDIYWGSEAEWLATSDKPGSRYSGDRELENPLAAVQMGLIYVNPEGPDGNPDPVASGRDVRETFARMAMNDEETVALVAGGHTFGKAHGAGDPKLIGPEPEAAPLEAQGLGWFNRFGTGKGVHTTTSGIEGAWKPNPTKWDNGYFDMLFGYEWELVKSPAGAWQWLAKDVKPEHMIPDAHDPSKKHRPMMTTADLSLRFDPIYEPIARRFHKDPQAFADAFARAWFKLTHRDMGPKSRYLGPEVPKEDLIWQDPIPTVNHPLVDAKDITALKAKIIASGLTVSQLILTAWASASTFRCSDKRGGANGARIRLAPQKDWQINQPAQLAKVLTVLESIQKEFNNSQKNGKKISLADLIVLAGCAAVEAAAKAGGIKIEVPFTPGRMDASQEQTDVESFAVLEPKVDGFRNYQPLAYAHCAEHLLVDKAQLLNLSAPEMTVLVGGLRVLGANADGSKHGVLTSRAGVLSNDFFVNLLDMATEWKPVSEAGEAFEGRDRKSGQVKWTATRVDLVFGSNSQLRAIAEVYAQSDSKEKFMRDFVAAWNKVMNLDRFDVA; this is encoded by the coding sequence ACGAATTTAAAAAGCTGGATCTGGCTGCGCTTAAAAAGGACCTGTACGCCTTGATGACCGACTCACAGGAGTGGTGGCCGGCGGACTGGGGCCATTATGGCGGTCTTTTCATCCGCATGGCCTGGCACAGCGCCGGCACTTATCGCATCTCCGATGGCCGCGGCGGCGGCGGTAACGGCAGCCAGCGCTTTGCTCCACTCAACAGCTGGCCTGACAACGCCAACCTCGACAAGGCGCGCCGCCTGCTCTGGCCCATCAAACAGAAATACGGCAACAAAATCTCCTGGGCAGACCTGATGATTCTGGCGGGCAACTGCGCCCTGGAATCCATGGGTTTCAAGACCTTTGGCTTTGCCGGTGGCCGCGTGGACATCTGGCAGCCTGAAGAGGACATCTACTGGGGATCTGAAGCGGAGTGGCTGGCTACCAGCGACAAGCCCGGTAGCCGTTATTCCGGCGACCGAGAGCTGGAAAATCCCCTGGCCGCGGTGCAGATGGGATTGATCTATGTCAATCCGGAAGGACCGGACGGCAACCCTGATCCAGTTGCCTCTGGCCGGGATGTGCGAGAAACTTTTGCCCGCATGGCCATGAACGATGAAGAGACCGTAGCCTTGGTGGCCGGCGGCCACACCTTTGGCAAAGCCCACGGCGCCGGCGACCCAAAGCTGATAGGGCCTGAGCCGGAAGCTGCTCCTTTGGAGGCGCAGGGTCTGGGCTGGTTCAACCGGTTCGGCACGGGCAAGGGCGTGCACACCACCACCAGCGGCATTGAAGGGGCTTGGAAGCCTAATCCGACCAAGTGGGACAACGGCTACTTTGATATGCTCTTTGGCTACGAGTGGGAGCTGGTGAAGAGCCCGGCCGGCGCCTGGCAGTGGCTGGCCAAGGATGTCAAACCGGAGCACATGATCCCGGATGCCCATGATCCCAGCAAGAAGCATCGCCCGATGATGACCACAGCCGACCTTTCTCTGCGCTTTGATCCGATCTATGAGCCCATTGCACGCCGCTTTCACAAGGATCCTCAGGCCTTTGCCGACGCCTTTGCCCGCGCCTGGTTCAAACTCACACATCGCGACATGGGACCAAAGAGCCGCTACCTGGGCCCCGAGGTGCCGAAGGAAGATCTGATCTGGCAGGACCCGATTCCCACTGTCAATCATCCCCTGGTCGACGCCAAGGACATCACCGCCCTTAAGGCGAAAATTATCGCTTCAGGACTTACTGTATCGCAGCTGATACTCACAGCCTGGGCTTCAGCCTCCACCTTTCGCTGTTCTGACAAGCGTGGCGGCGCCAACGGCGCCCGCATACGCCTGGCTCCGCAAAAAGATTGGCAGATCAACCAGCCGGCACAGTTAGCCAAGGTGCTCACTGTACTGGAATCCATTCAAAAAGAGTTCAACAACAGCCAAAAAAACGGTAAAAAGATCTCCCTCGCCGATCTGATCGTGCTGGCCGGCTGCGCGGCTGTAGAAGCCGCGGCCAAAGCCGGGGGCATCAAAATAGAAGTGCCCTTCACGCCCGGACGCATGGACGCGTCTCAGGAACAGACCGATGTGGAATCCTTTGCTGTGCTGGAACCCAAGGTGGATGGTTTCCGCAACTACCAGCCGCTCGCCTATGCGCACTGCGCAGAGCATCTGCTCGTCGACAAGGCCCAGCTGCTGAACCTGAGTGCGCCCGAAATGACCGTGCTCGTCGGCGGTTTGCGCGTGCTCGGCGCCAATGCGGACGGCTCCAAACACGGCGTCTTGACCTCGCGGGCCGGTGTGCTCAGCAACGACTTTTTCGTCAACCTGCTGGACATGGCCACAGAGTGGAAGCCGGTCTCTGAAGCGGGCGAAGCCTTTGAGGGCCGCGACCGCAAGAGCGGTCAGGTCAAGTGGACCGCTACGCGGGTGGACCTGGTGTTCGGCTCCAACTCGCAGCTGCGCGCCATCGCCGAGGTCTATGCCCAGTCCGACAGCAAGGAAAAGTTCATGCGTGACTTTGTCGCGGCCTGGAACAAGGTGATGAATCTGGACCGCTTCGACGTCGCCTGA